Proteins encoded within one genomic window of Terriglobia bacterium:
- a CDS encoding aspartate aminotransferase family protein codes for MNLEAVAQAEARLLLPTYDRKRVLFRRGQGCYLWDDCGRRYLDWLSGIGVCALGYNHPAIVAAIRKQAPRLVHISNLFYHDYQSALAERLTKLSGLERAFFCNSGSEAIEGSIKLARAYARLHGKNGSKPAWRILAMENSFHGRTAGALAATATKKYREPFEPLLPGVRFVKFNSVADLEKKFDGSVCAVLLEPVQGEGGINPVTPEFFAAARRLADKHGALLIADEIQCGLGRTGDYFAFQKFGVMPDVLALAKPLASGLPLGAILTREHVAAAMKPGLHGTTFGGGPLACAVAITFIDTLRRQKLLSNVRRVGKYFREKLDALKAKHPSVAEARGIGLMLALQLSVPGKDVVDAALAQGLIINCTHDTVLRFLPPFIINEKQVDEGVKLLDRALSEVESKVKSQPAAVAQKP; via the coding sequence GTGAATCTCGAGGCGGTGGCGCAGGCGGAAGCCAGACTTCTGCTGCCCACCTACGACCGCAAGCGGGTGCTGTTTCGCCGCGGCCAGGGCTGCTATCTGTGGGACGACTGTGGCCGCCGCTATCTCGACTGGCTGAGCGGGATCGGCGTGTGCGCGCTCGGCTACAACCATCCCGCGATTGTGGCGGCGATTCGCAAGCAGGCGCCCCGCCTGGTGCACATTTCCAACCTCTTCTATCACGATTACCAGAGCGCGCTGGCGGAGCGGCTGACCAAGCTCTCCGGGCTGGAGCGCGCATTTTTCTGCAACAGCGGCAGCGAGGCGATCGAGGGCTCGATCAAGCTGGCGCGGGCCTACGCGCGTTTGCACGGCAAGAACGGAAGCAAACCGGCGTGGCGGATTCTCGCCATGGAGAATTCGTTTCACGGACGCACCGCCGGCGCGCTGGCGGCGACGGCGACGAAAAAATATCGCGAGCCGTTCGAACCGCTGCTGCCGGGCGTGCGCTTTGTGAAGTTCAACAGCGTCGCCGACCTGGAAAAGAAATTTGACGGCAGTGTGTGCGCCGTTCTCCTTGAGCCGGTGCAGGGCGAGGGCGGGATCAATCCGGTGACGCCGGAATTTTTCGCCGCCGCGCGCAGGCTTGCCGATAAGCACGGCGCGCTGCTGATCGCCGACGAGATTCAGTGCGGGCTGGGGCGGACGGGCGACTACTTCGCGTTTCAGAAGTTCGGCGTCATGCCGGATGTGCTGGCGCTGGCCAAGCCGCTGGCGTCCGGACTGCCGCTGGGCGCGATCCTGACCCGCGAGCACGTGGCAGCGGCGATGAAGCCCGGGCTGCACGGCACCACCTTCGGCGGCGGGCCGCTGGCGTGCGCCGTGGCCATAACTTTTATCGATACTTTGCGGCGCCAGAAGCTGCTGTCGAACGTGCGCCGCGTGGGCAAGTATTTTCGCGAGAAGCTGGACGCGCTGAAGGCGAAACATCCGTCGGTGGCGGAAGCGCGCGGTATCGGCCTGATGCTGGCGCTGCAACTGAGTGTCCCCGGCAAGGACGTGGTGGATGCGGCGCTGGCGCAGGGCCTGATCATCAACTGCACTCACGACACTGTGCTGCGTTTCCTGCCGCCGTTCATCATCAACGAAAAGCAGGTGGATGAAGGCGTGAAGCTGCTCGACCGCGCACTGAGCGAAGTCGAATCGAAGGTGAAGTCGCAACCTGCGGCGGTGGCACAGAAACCCTGA
- the rbfA gene encoding 30S ribosome-binding factor RbfA, which produces MERRNVQHHYQRLGEVLREEIAALIEGELTDPRIGLATVTEVKMSPDGKSAHISIHVSGNEQDAENTLAGLDAARSYIRHELLDRLRIRHVPDLFFHLDRSQQYETRIDQLLRRVKKRSK; this is translated from the coding sequence ATGGAACGTCGCAACGTACAACATCACTATCAGCGCCTGGGCGAAGTCCTGCGCGAGGAGATCGCCGCCCTGATCGAGGGCGAGCTCACCGATCCCCGCATCGGCCTGGCCACCGTCACCGAGGTCAAGATGTCGCCTGACGGCAAGTCCGCCCACATCTCCATCCATGTATCGGGCAACGAGCAAGACGCGGAAAACACCCTCGCCGGCCTGGACGCCGCTCGCAGCTACATCCGCCACGAACTTTTGGACCGTTTGCGGATTCGTCATGTGCCCGATCTGTTTTTTCATCTGGACAGGTCGCAACAGTACGAGACTAGAATTGACCAGCTACTCCGGCGCGTGAAGAAACGGAGCAAGTAA
- the nusA gene encoding transcription termination factor NusA: MASELYNTIDALSREKGIDPQIVVSAVEDAIVVATRKYYKTQENLRAELDKESGQIRAFVVKQVVEGRDQIEDPTNQITIDEARRLDASAEVGGELRIPKATDVLGRIAAQLAKQVIFQKVREAERDTVYNEYIGRVDEVVNATVKRIEGPDLIFDVGKTEARMPRKEQSRLESFAPSERVRVVITRVEKAAKGPQVIVSRAAPKLVQHLFQTEVPEIYDGTVVIRAIAREAGERTKIAVMSKDKDVDAVGACVGMKGMRVQSIIRELRGEKIDIIEWHEDAVTFAEKALQPAKVSRVSILDSSEKHLEVIVDDSQLSLAIGKKGQNVRLAAKLMGWKIDIKSEEEKRQEVEQQMSALVSSQATPLASVPDLGEGLVEKLTAAGVTTVEQLADMTPEQLEAIPGIGPKTVEKISIAVNNYFSSLEGGEATSAAPAFDVAEDQPVDAEPGAIPDSAGESGDSEGVPQVSDTTQTASAPEKEGQNLESGVVSGTELAAPADEAEGTTQDKQHEEDGIRKEEQ; encoded by the coding sequence ATGGCGAGCGAGCTTTACAACACGATTGACGCACTCAGCCGCGAAAAGGGCATTGATCCGCAGATTGTGGTCAGCGCCGTAGAAGACGCGATCGTTGTCGCCACCCGCAAGTACTATAAGACGCAGGAAAACCTGCGCGCCGAGTTGGACAAGGAGTCCGGCCAGATCCGGGCGTTCGTGGTCAAGCAGGTAGTAGAAGGCCGCGACCAGATCGAAGATCCGACCAACCAAATCACGATTGACGAGGCCCGCCGCCTTGATGCCAGCGCCGAAGTCGGCGGCGAACTACGCATCCCGAAGGCCACCGATGTGCTCGGGCGCATCGCGGCGCAACTCGCCAAGCAAGTGATCTTCCAGAAAGTACGCGAGGCCGAGCGCGACACGGTTTACAACGAGTACATCGGCCGCGTCGATGAGGTCGTCAACGCCACCGTCAAGCGCATTGAGGGTCCGGACCTGATCTTTGACGTGGGCAAGACCGAAGCCCGCATGCCGCGCAAGGAACAGTCGCGGCTGGAATCCTTTGCTCCCAGCGAGCGCGTGCGGGTGGTGATCACGCGGGTAGAAAAAGCCGCCAAGGGCCCGCAGGTCATCGTCTCGCGGGCCGCGCCGAAGCTGGTGCAGCACCTGTTCCAGACCGAAGTGCCGGAAATCTATGACGGCACGGTGGTCATCCGCGCCATCGCCCGCGAAGCCGGCGAGCGCACCAAGATCGCCGTCATGTCCAAGGACAAGGACGTGGACGCGGTCGGCGCCTGCGTCGGCATGAAGGGCATGCGCGTGCAATCCATCATTCGCGAACTGCGCGGTGAAAAAATCGACATCATCGAGTGGCACGAGGACGCGGTCACCTTCGCCGAGAAGGCGCTGCAGCCCGCCAAGGTCAGCCGCGTCAGCATCCTCGATTCCTCCGAGAAGCACCTGGAAGTCATTGTCGACGACAGCCAGCTTTCGCTTGCCATCGGCAAGAAGGGCCAGAACGTGCGTCTCGCCGCCAAGTTGATGGGCTGGAAAATCGACATCAAGAGCGAGGAAGAGAAGCGGCAGGAGGTCGAGCAGCAGATGTCCGCACTGGTCAGCAGCCAGGCTACGCCGCTGGCCAGCGTGCCCGATCTGGGCGAGGGCCTAGTCGAGAAGCTGACCGCCGCCGGGGTCACCACGGTCGAGCAACTGGCCGACATGACCCCCGAGCAACTGGAAGCCATACCCGGCATCGGCCCCAAGACGGTGGAAAAAATCAGCATTGCGGTCAATAATTATTTCTCCAGCCTGGAAGGCGGGGAAGCCACGTCGGCCGCCCCGGCCTTCGACGTTGCCGAAGACCAGCCAGTGGATGCCGAGCCGGGTGCAATTCCTGATTCGGCCGGCGAGTCCGGTGACAGCGAGGGCGTGCCGCAGGTTTCCGACACGACGCAAACCGCCAGCGCACCGGAGAAAGAAGGCCAGAACCTGGAATCGGGAGTTGTCAGCGGGACCGAGCTCGCGGCGCCCGCCGACGAAGCCGAAGGCACGACGCAGGACAAACAGCACGAGGAAGACGGGATTCGGAAGGAAGAGCAGTAG
- the argC gene encoding N-acetyl-gamma-glutamyl-phosphate reductase yields MSAELQSAVVGATGYSGQELTRILFQHPRMKPPLLLSRETDDGNAPGEIISPVDGTAVPIHPFSWRLLHQRGVDLLYLATPHEVSREWVPQAIARGLRVIDLSGAWRLRTHQYAAAYGFKDIGSPASDALMEKALYGLPELCRNRLPDAQLVANPGCYPTSAILALAPLLQAGLLDVEHGVVCDAKSGVSGAGKSPTPQTHFVETAENFRAYSAFTHRHTGEILEQLQLAPAQLAFSTHLLPIRRGILSSIYAHLQRPVTASELEELIRDFYARSPFVRIFAPPRLPEVQHSQHSNFCDIGWVLAPDGKRLMLVSCLDNLIKGAAGQAVQNMNLMYGWDEREGLVPVPATRSRFPRAAYVSAATQASYAAGAIH; encoded by the coding sequence ATGAGCGCAGAATTACAATCCGCCGTGGTCGGCGCGACCGGGTACTCCGGACAGGAGCTGACCCGCATCCTGTTCCAGCACCCGCGCATGAAGCCGCCGCTGCTGCTGTCGCGCGAGACCGACGACGGCAACGCGCCCGGCGAAATCATTTCTCCGGTGGACGGCACCGCCGTGCCCATCCACCCGTTCTCCTGGCGGCTGTTGCACCAGCGCGGGGTTGACCTGCTGTATCTGGCCACGCCGCACGAAGTCTCGCGCGAGTGGGTACCGCAAGCCATCGCGCGCGGGCTGCGCGTCATTGACCTGAGCGGCGCGTGGCGACTGCGCACGCACCAGTATGCCGCCGCGTACGGTTTCAAGGACATCGGCTCGCCTGCGTCCGACGCGCTGATGGAAAAGGCGCTCTACGGTTTGCCGGAACTGTGCCGCAACCGGCTGCCGGATGCGCAACTGGTTGCCAACCCGGGCTGCTATCCGACCTCGGCGATCCTGGCGCTGGCGCCGCTGCTGCAGGCCGGCTTGCTCGACGTGGAGCACGGCGTGGTGTGCGATGCCAAGTCCGGGGTGTCGGGCGCGGGCAAGTCGCCAACCCCGCAAACCCATTTCGTCGAGACCGCGGAGAATTTCCGGGCGTACTCGGCGTTCACCCATCGCCACACCGGCGAGATCCTGGAGCAGTTGCAACTGGCGCCCGCGCAGTTGGCGTTCAGTACGCACCTGCTGCCCATCCGGCGTGGGATTTTGTCGAGCATCTATGCCCACCTGCAACGCCCGGTCACGGCGTCGGAATTGGAAGAACTGATCCGCGACTTCTACGCGCGCAGCCCGTTCGTGCGCATTTTCGCGCCGCCGCGCCTGCCCGAGGTGCAACACTCGCAGCACTCGAACTTCTGCGATATCGGTTGGGTACTGGCGCCCGACGGCAAGCGGCTGATGCTGGTGTCGTGTCTGGACAACCTGATCAAGGGCGCGGCCGGCCAGGCGGTGCAGAACATGAACCTGATGTACGGCTGGGACGAGCGCGAGGGACTGGTGCCCGTGCCGGCGACGCGCAGCCGCTTCCCGCGCGCGGCCTACGTTTCGGCGGCCACGCAGGCCAGCTATGCCGCCGGAGCGATCCATTGA
- a CDS encoding ribosome maturation factor RimP, with product MAIDEHVRQIAERVTASQGLELVDVEFRGGGKARLLRLFIDKPGGVTHEDCAFVSREVGTILDVEDAVPGGSYTLEVSSPGLDRKLMKPSDFERFAGSRVRLITRQPVEGSRHFEGRLQGLQAGRVALEVGSGKIPAHTVEIDLGNVERANLVPEF from the coding sequence ATGGCGATCGACGAGCACGTGCGGCAAATTGCCGAGCGCGTCACCGCATCCCAAGGTCTCGAACTGGTGGATGTCGAGTTCCGGGGCGGCGGCAAGGCGCGCCTGCTCCGGCTGTTCATTGACAAGCCGGGCGGTGTCACCCACGAGGATTGCGCCTTCGTCAGCCGCGAGGTGGGCACCATCCTGGATGTCGAGGACGCGGTTCCGGGCGGGTCGTATACGCTCGAGGTCAGCTCGCCTGGGCTGGATCGCAAGCTGATGAAGCCCTCGGATTTCGAGCGTTTCGCCGGCAGCCGGGTTCGCCTGATCACGCGCCAGCCGGTGGAGGGCAGCCGTCACTTCGAGGGCCGGTTGCAGGGCCTGCAGGCTGGACGCGTCGCGCTGGAAGTCGGCAGCGGGAAAATTCCGGCCCACACGGTCGAGATCGATTTGGGCAACGTCGAACGGGCCAACCTGGTCCCCGAGTTTTGA
- the infB gene encoding translation initiation factor IF-2 — protein MLDTSKIRINDLARELEVKSKAILDVLPKAGVTEKKTHSSSITVEEAERVRQHFQADHGGQGGAARAVRPRPDEIKTKIDLSHISKPGDVLKALHQKQQAAAPAPPRPTVAPPRAPELPKPAIQTPAAKAPVAVPPPPKPAAPPEPIAPPRLVKPVEAPVRPVYKVPEPTPPEPEPEVPTPPVVDIPEVASEPIQAVAEEPVPMPIVLPPPPAAPPAIPSPIVHAAPATPEKAAPPAQHRPPAAPPRRVIVPQTGPRPVYTAPPHMARPAASTPRPAPGRPVPGQPIFQRPRPAAAPGARPPLRPGERRPMHPTRQSPTGSRPLGVGPGAPTATPSGRPTGRPAPSRRPGQRYIPRGVKEGPMKGFVPPPRLSITNEPLPITREITITEGISVKDLAEKLGVRAKDLITRLLARGVFATVNQTLDANLATEMARQFGAETSVITFEQQAEKEMEQAEAATAEEGGVGAVSRPPVVTIMGHVDHGKTTLLDSIRHANVAEGEAGGITQHIGAYKVTVTDTNSPAYGRQIVFIDTPGHEAFTRMRARGAKVTDIVVLVVAADDGVMPQTLEAIDHAKAANVPIIVAVNKIDKPDALPDRVKKQLADRGLMPEDWGGNTVFVDVSAKQKKNLNLLMEMICLVADLQELKASPERSATGTVLEAKLDRGRGSVATVLVADGTLRTGDNFVVGNTFGKVRAMFDEHGNALDEAPPSTPVELLGLEGLPQAGDQFVVVADREKARGISDYREQKAREATLAKSSRVSLEGLAEQLKTAGMKELNVILKGDVQGSVEVLGDLLAKQSTDKVKVKILHSGVGAITETDVLLASASNAIIIGFNVRPERKATELAEQEKVDIRLHSIIYELQDEIRKAITGLLEPVIKETYHGRAEVRDTFRIPKVGTIAGSYVQDGTIKRDSEVRLLRDSVVVFKGKISSLRRFKEDVAEVRNGLECGIAIQNYGDIKVGDVIEAFATERVAAEMMA, from the coding sequence ATGCTAGACACGTCTAAGATTCGAATCAACGATCTGGCTAGGGAACTGGAAGTCAAGAGCAAGGCGATCCTCGATGTTCTGCCGAAGGCTGGCGTCACCGAAAAGAAAACGCATTCCAGTTCCATCACCGTGGAAGAAGCAGAGAGAGTGCGCCAGCACTTTCAAGCCGACCACGGCGGCCAGGGTGGTGCTGCCCGTGCCGTGCGCCCCCGGCCGGACGAAATCAAGACTAAGATCGATCTCTCGCACATCTCCAAGCCCGGCGATGTGCTGAAGGCGTTGCACCAGAAGCAGCAGGCGGCCGCTCCGGCTCCGCCGCGTCCGACGGTGGCGCCGCCGCGCGCGCCTGAGCTGCCCAAGCCTGCCATCCAAACGCCGGCCGCCAAAGCTCCGGTCGCCGTTCCTCCTCCGCCGAAGCCGGCAGCGCCGCCTGAGCCGATTGCGCCGCCGCGGCTGGTGAAACCCGTCGAAGCACCGGTACGTCCCGTGTACAAGGTTCCGGAGCCGACTCCACCTGAACCCGAGCCGGAGGTTCCTACTCCCCCGGTGGTCGATATTCCCGAAGTTGCGTCCGAGCCTATCCAAGCTGTAGCCGAGGAACCTGTGCCCATGCCGATAGTGCTGCCGCCGCCGCCGGCAGCTCCGCCTGCAATACCTTCGCCGATCGTGCACGCCGCGCCTGCCACGCCCGAAAAAGCTGCGCCGCCCGCGCAACATCGTCCGCCTGCGGCCCCGCCGCGTCGCGTGATAGTTCCGCAGACCGGCCCGCGCCCGGTGTACACGGCGCCGCCGCATATGGCGCGTCCCGCGGCCAGCACACCGCGTCCGGCGCCCGGCCGGCCGGTGCCCGGTCAGCCGATTTTCCAGCGCCCGCGTCCGGCCGCCGCGCCGGGAGCGCGTCCCCCGCTTCGTCCGGGCGAACGCCGCCCGATGCACCCGACGCGTCAGTCGCCGACCGGCTCGCGTCCGCTGGGGGTCGGTCCTGGAGCCCCGACCGCGACGCCGAGCGGACGTCCCACCGGCCGTCCCGCGCCCTCGCGCCGTCCCGGCCAGCGTTACATTCCACGTGGCGTGAAGGAAGGCCCGATGAAGGGCTTCGTCCCCCCCCCGAGGCTCAGCATTACCAACGAGCCGCTTCCCATCACGCGCGAGATCACGATCACGGAAGGCATCAGCGTGAAGGACCTGGCGGAAAAGCTGGGCGTCCGCGCCAAGGATCTAATCACACGTCTGTTGGCGCGCGGCGTCTTCGCCACCGTCAACCAGACGCTCGACGCCAACCTCGCCACCGAGATGGCGCGCCAGTTCGGCGCCGAGACCAGCGTCATCACTTTCGAGCAGCAAGCCGAAAAGGAAATGGAGCAGGCCGAAGCGGCCACCGCCGAAGAGGGAGGCGTCGGCGCCGTGTCGCGTCCCCCGGTGGTCACCATCATGGGCCACGTGGACCACGGCAAGACCACGCTGCTGGACTCCATCCGCCACGCCAACGTCGCCGAGGGTGAGGCCGGCGGCATCACGCAGCACATCGGCGCCTACAAGGTCACCGTCACAGACACCAACTCGCCCGCCTATGGCCGGCAGATCGTGTTCATCGACACGCCCGGCCACGAGGCGTTCACCCGCATGCGCGCGCGTGGGGCCAAGGTCACCGACATCGTCGTGCTGGTGGTCGCCGCCGATGACGGGGTCATGCCGCAGACGCTCGAAGCCATTGACCACGCCAAGGCCGCCAACGTGCCAATCATCGTCGCGGTCAACAAGATTGACAAGCCGGACGCCTTGCCCGACCGGGTCAAGAAGCAACTCGCCGATCGCGGCCTGATGCCGGAGGATTGGGGCGGCAACACCGTTTTTGTCGATGTCTCCGCCAAGCAGAAGAAGAATCTCAACCTGCTGATGGAGATGATCTGCCTGGTGGCCGACCTGCAAGAGCTCAAGGCGAGTCCCGAGCGCTCCGCCACCGGTACCGTACTGGAAGCCAAACTCGACCGTGGCCGCGGCAGCGTGGCGACCGTGCTGGTGGCCGATGGCACTCTGCGCACGGGAGACAACTTCGTGGTCGGCAACACCTTCGGCAAGGTACGCGCCATGTTCGACGAGCATGGCAATGCGCTCGACGAAGCGCCGCCCTCGACACCGGTCGAATTGCTCGGACTGGAAGGCTTGCCGCAGGCGGGCGATCAGTTCGTCGTCGTCGCCGACCGCGAAAAGGCGCGCGGCATCTCCGATTACCGCGAGCAGAAGGCCCGCGAAGCCACGTTGGCTAAGAGCTCCCGCGTTTCGCTGGAAGGCCTGGCCGAGCAGCTCAAGACCGCTGGCATGAAGGAACTCAACGTCATTCTCAAGGGCGACGTGCAGGGTTCCGTGGAAGTCTTGGGCGACCTGCTCGCCAAGCAGTCCACCGACAAAGTGAAGGTCAAGATCCTGCACAGCGGGGTCGGCGCCATCACCGAAACCGACGTGCTGCTGGCGTCGGCGTCGAATGCCATCATCATCGGTTTCAACGTGCGCCCCGAGCGCAAGGCCACCGAACTGGCCGAACAGGAGAAAGTGGACATCCGCCTGCACTCCATCATCTACGAGTTGCAGGACGAAATCCGCAAAGCCATTACGGGTCTGCTCGAGCCCGTGATCAAGGAGACCTACCACGGGCGCGCCGAAGTTCGCGACACCTTCCGCATTCCGAAGGTGGGCACGATCGCCGGCAGCTACGTGCAGGACGGCACCATCAAGCGCGATTCCGAGGTCCGCTTGCTGCGCGATAGCGTCGTCGTATTCAAGGGCAAAATCTCCTCGCTGCGCCGCTTCAAGGAAGACGTGGCGGAAGTGCGCAACGGCTTGGAGTGCGGTATCGCCATCCAAAACTATGGCGACATCAAGGTCGGCGACGTGATCGAGGCCTTCGCCACCGAGCGCGTCGCCGCCGAGATGATGGCGTAA
- a CDS encoding N-acetyltransferase: MAFGKGNIRTRKATLPDAPAIHALIEAYAGSGILLARTMGDICENVRDFTVVEQKGNVIGCGALHLYGQHLAEVRSIAVARAAQGQGAGSKLVSALLQEARQHRVAQVCLFTRSPQYFGRLGFVEVPHAVLPDKIFKDCRNCPMFTRCDETAMIHAGAEARAEASESTCEVDLVLRPERQSAIATLVQIGRAES, translated from the coding sequence ATGGCATTCGGCAAAGGAAACATTCGGACCCGCAAAGCGACCCTGCCGGACGCGCCGGCGATCCACGCGCTGATCGAGGCATACGCGGGCTCGGGCATCCTGCTGGCGCGCACGATGGGCGACATTTGCGAAAACGTGCGCGACTTTACCGTGGTCGAGCAGAAGGGCAACGTGATCGGCTGCGGCGCGCTGCATCTTTATGGGCAGCACCTGGCGGAGGTGCGCTCGATCGCCGTCGCGCGGGCTGCGCAGGGACAGGGCGCGGGAAGCAAATTGGTGTCCGCGCTGCTGCAGGAGGCGCGCCAGCATCGGGTCGCGCAGGTGTGCCTGTTCACGCGCTCGCCGCAATATTTCGGGCGGCTCGGATTTGTCGAGGTACCGCACGCCGTGCTGCCCGACAAAATTTTCAAGGACTGCCGCAACTGTCCGATGTTCACCCGCTGTGACGAAACCGCGATGATCCACGCCGGCGCGGAGGCGCGTGCCGAGGCTTCCGAGAGCACGTGCGAAGTTGACCTCGTACTGCGTCCAGAGCGTCAGTCGGCCATCGCCACCCTGGTGCAGATCGGCCGCGCTGAATCATGA
- the argB gene encoding acetylglutamate kinase — protein MRLVIKIGGALLDDATLVERCARCILELVAGGDQVAVVHGGGIALTRMLERLGKQSEFVGGLRVTDAETRDTALMVLAGGINKKLVGALGKLGQPAIGICGGDGLSFRARKRVNGGADLGYVGEISSVDPRWLHAIWTAGAVPVIASLALGQDGEYYNINADQMAAACAVACQAERLAFLTDVNGVWDAYRCVIRVLPAKNIAVLREAGIIHGGMLPKLEACERALAGGVGSVHILPGVEMEALTRSEIRVGTELVS, from the coding sequence TTGAGGCTGGTGATCAAAATCGGGGGCGCGTTGCTGGACGACGCCACGCTGGTGGAGCGTTGCGCGCGCTGCATTCTCGAACTGGTTGCAGGCGGAGACCAGGTGGCCGTGGTGCACGGGGGCGGCATCGCTCTGACGCGGATGCTGGAACGGCTCGGCAAGCAGAGCGAATTCGTGGGTGGATTGCGCGTCACCGATGCGGAAACGCGCGACACGGCGCTGATGGTGCTCGCCGGCGGCATCAACAAGAAGTTGGTTGGGGCGCTGGGCAAGCTGGGCCAGCCGGCGATCGGCATCTGCGGCGGCGACGGTCTCAGCTTCCGCGCGCGCAAGCGCGTCAACGGCGGCGCGGACCTGGGATATGTCGGAGAGATTTCCTCGGTCGATCCGCGCTGGCTGCACGCCATCTGGACCGCCGGCGCGGTGCCGGTGATCGCCAGCCTGGCGCTCGGACAGGACGGCGAGTACTACAACATTAATGCCGACCAGATGGCGGCGGCGTGCGCGGTGGCGTGCCAGGCCGAGCGGCTCGCGTTCCTCACCGATGTGAACGGCGTGTGGGACGCATACCGCTGCGTCATTCGTGTGCTGCCGGCGAAAAATATCGCGGTGCTGCGGGAAGCGGGGATCATCCACGGCGGCATGCTGCCCAAGCTGGAAGCATGCGAGCGCGCTCTGGCCGGCGGCGTCGGGTCGGTCCACATTTTGCCGGGCGTCGAGATGGAAGCGCTCACGCGGAGTGAAATCCGAGTAGGAACGGAGTTGGTATCGTGA
- a CDS encoding DUF503 domain-containing protein, whose protein sequence is MIAFLTLELRIEAAHSLKDKRQVVRSLKDKLRANFNVSVAELDAADLWQRATVGVVSISGSRDYLRGLMENVERSATRIANNAGAEITDSFIEYF, encoded by the coding sequence GTGATCGCTTTTCTGACCCTCGAACTCCGCATCGAAGCGGCGCATTCCCTCAAGGACAAGCGCCAGGTCGTGCGCAGCCTCAAGGACAAGCTGCGCGCCAACTTCAATGTCTCGGTGGCGGAACTTGACGCTGCCGACTTGTGGCAGCGCGCCACGGTCGGTGTGGTAAGTATTTCCGGTTCCCGCGATTACCTGCGCGGTCTGATGGAAAACGTGGAGCGCTCGGCCACCCGGATCGCCAATAATGCCGGAGCGGAGATTACCGATTCCTTCATCGAATACTTTTAG
- a CDS encoding bifunctional oligoribonuclease/PAP phosphatase NrnA, translating to MLNTILGEIGRRDRFVLTSHARPDGDAIGSVLACREILRKMGKQAEVVLNGPMPRVYRPLPFADSVIDAPSINGHYEAAIVLECDSIQRTNLQGLERQFLINIDHHVSGRPFAHLNWIDPSACATAEMIYRLARAAGVSICCNVATCLYTAVITDTGSFGFVGTTERTFALAQELVRAGADPARIAQSVYFSYPISKMRLLGAALSSLHRDGDLAWMAVNREQMERCGARDEDCEGLVNYALGIEGVEVAVFFRELADRRWRVSLRSKGAVDVSHVAARFGGGGHFCASGCALDGPVSLAAERVLAQLRLERKTI from the coding sequence ATGCTGAACACGATTCTCGGCGAGATCGGACGGCGCGACCGCTTCGTCCTCACCTCCCACGCACGCCCCGACGGCGACGCCATCGGCTCCGTGCTCGCTTGCCGCGAAATCCTCAGGAAAATGGGCAAGCAGGCCGAGGTTGTGCTCAACGGCCCCATGCCGCGCGTCTACCGCCCGCTCCCGTTTGCCGACTCCGTCATTGACGCGCCCAGCATCAACGGCCACTACGAAGCCGCCATCGTGCTGGAGTGCGACAGCATCCAGCGCACCAATCTGCAGGGACTGGAGCGCCAGTTCCTCATCAACATTGACCACCACGTCAGCGGCCGCCCTTTCGCTCACCTCAACTGGATTGATCCCAGTGCCTGCGCCACCGCCGAGATGATCTACCGCCTGGCGCGCGCCGCCGGCGTGTCTATCTGTTGCAATGTCGCCACCTGCCTCTACACCGCTGTCATTACCGACACCGGCTCGTTCGGCTTTGTCGGGACCACCGAGCGCACCTTCGCCCTCGCCCAGGAATTGGTGCGCGCCGGCGCCGATCCCGCGCGCATCGCCCAGAGCGTGTACTTCTCGTATCCGATTTCCAAGATGCGCCTGCTTGGCGCCGCTCTCTCCAGCCTGCATCGCGACGGCGACCTGGCGTGGATGGCGGTCAACCGCGAGCAGATGGAGCGCTGCGGCGCCCGCGACGAAGACTGCGAAGGCCTGGTGAACTATGCGCTCGGCATCGAAGGCGTCGAGGTCGCCGTCTTTTTCCGCGAACTCGCCGACCGGCGCTGGCGCGTCAGCCTGCGCAGCAAGGGCGCGGTGGATGTTTCGCACGTCGCCGCCCGCTTCGGCGGAGGGGGCCACTTCTGTGCCTCCGGCTGCGCCCTCGACGGTCCCGTCTCCCTGGCTGCCGAACGCGTGCTGGCTCAACTCCGCCTCGAACGCAAGACTATCTAG